One window of the Streptomyces asoensis genome contains the following:
- a CDS encoding SpoIIE family protein phosphatase/ATP-binding protein, whose protein sequence is MVRLLGRSDARPARRPRSLRVRRTPESALGGRSLAAQVFVLQVVIVLLLVVAAVVALLLQVRHDTTQEARNRSVAVAQTFANSPGIVEALNSPNPTAVLQPKAEAARKASDMDFLVVMNTDGIRYTHPKPDRIGKKFVGNFQPALDGGVVVEEVNGTIGRLVQAVVPVKTADGTVVGLVSSGITTAHVGGNADRQLPLVLGSAAVALALATASTALVSRRLLRQTHGLGPREMTRMYEHHDAVLHSVREGVIIVGGEGDLLLANDEAQRLLDLPPDAERRQVLDLGLDRDTAELLASGRMVTDEVHLVGERLLAINQRPTDLAGGPAGSVATLRDSTELRALSGRAEATRERLDMLYAAGVAIGTSLDVARTAEELTELAVPRFADFATVDLFDAVLEGEEPGGRGTLRRTAVSAIRKGAPLYAVGERIRFVDSAPQARSLGEARAVLEARLAQAPGWRAQDLERTEQVVEFGIHSLITVPVRAGSLILGVVSFWRSERPDPFDPDEVVLAEELVARAAISIDNARRFTREHGMAVTLQRSLLPRTLPEQNALDIAYRYLPAQAGVGGDWFDVLPLSGARVALVVGDVVGHGLHAAATMGRLRTAVHNFSALDLAPEELLGLLDELVARIDQDEAVADDGTDAPVSGATCLYAIYDPVSRRCTIARAGHPPPALVHPDGRVEYLEVPAGLPLGLGGLPFETVELELAEGSSLVLYTDGLVEDRERDIDTGLELLRTALERGADGPPEGTCQAVLDALLPPRPNDDIALIVARTRALGADRVAEWDVPVDPAAVGEVRAAVARQLARWDLEDLSFTTELILSELVTNAIRYGSAPVRVRLLRDRTLICEVADSSSTSPHLRYAAMTDEGGRGLFLVSQLTERWGTRYTAKGKVIWAEQPLP, encoded by the coding sequence ATGGTCCGACTCCTGGGGCGCTCGGATGCCCGGCCGGCCCGTCGACCCCGGAGCCTGCGGGTCCGGCGTACGCCTGAGTCCGCACTGGGCGGGCGCAGTCTCGCCGCGCAGGTGTTCGTTCTCCAAGTGGTCATCGTGCTGCTGCTGGTCGTGGCCGCCGTGGTGGCGCTGCTGCTCCAGGTGCGCCACGACACCACCCAGGAGGCCCGTAACCGCTCCGTCGCGGTCGCGCAGACCTTCGCCAACTCGCCGGGCATCGTCGAGGCGCTGAACAGCCCCAACCCGACGGCCGTGCTCCAACCCAAGGCCGAGGCCGCCCGCAAGGCCTCCGACATGGACTTCCTCGTCGTCATGAACACCGACGGCATCCGCTACACGCATCCCAAGCCGGACCGCATCGGCAAGAAGTTCGTCGGGAACTTCCAGCCGGCCCTGGACGGCGGCGTCGTGGTCGAAGAGGTCAACGGGACCATCGGCCGGCTGGTCCAGGCCGTGGTGCCCGTGAAGACGGCCGACGGGACAGTGGTCGGCCTGGTGTCGTCCGGCATCACCACCGCGCACGTCGGCGGCAACGCCGACCGGCAGCTGCCGCTCGTCCTCGGCAGCGCCGCGGTCGCCCTCGCCCTGGCCACGGCGAGCACGGCGCTGGTCAGCCGCCGTCTGCTGCGCCAGACCCACGGCCTGGGCCCGCGCGAGATGACCCGGATGTACGAGCACCACGACGCGGTCCTGCACTCCGTACGGGAAGGGGTGATCATCGTCGGCGGCGAGGGCGACCTGCTGCTCGCCAACGACGAGGCGCAGCGTCTGCTCGACCTGCCCCCGGACGCCGAACGACGCCAGGTCCTCGATCTGGGACTCGACCGGGACACCGCCGAACTGCTGGCCTCCGGGCGGATGGTCACCGACGAGGTACACCTGGTCGGGGAGCGGCTGCTGGCGATCAATCAGCGGCCCACCGACCTGGCGGGCGGACCGGCCGGCAGTGTCGCGACCCTGCGCGACTCCACGGAGCTGCGCGCCCTGTCGGGCCGGGCGGAGGCGACCCGCGAGCGCCTCGACATGCTGTACGCGGCCGGCGTGGCCATCGGGACCAGCCTGGACGTCGCCCGGACCGCCGAGGAGCTGACGGAGCTGGCCGTGCCGAGGTTCGCGGACTTCGCGACCGTGGATCTGTTCGACGCCGTCCTGGAGGGCGAGGAGCCGGGGGGCCGGGGCACGCTGCGGCGCACGGCGGTGAGCGCGATCCGCAAGGGCGCGCCGCTGTACGCGGTGGGCGAGCGGATCCGGTTCGTGGACTCCGCCCCGCAGGCACGCAGTCTCGGCGAGGCGCGGGCGGTGCTGGAGGCCCGTCTCGCCCAGGCGCCGGGCTGGCGCGCCCAGGACCTCGAACGGACCGAGCAGGTCGTGGAGTTCGGCATCCACTCGCTGATCACCGTGCCCGTGCGCGCCGGGTCCCTGATTCTGGGCGTGGTCAGTTTCTGGCGTTCGGAACGGCCCGATCCGTTCGACCCGGACGAGGTGGTGCTCGCGGAGGAGCTGGTGGCGCGGGCCGCGATCTCCATCGACAACGCGCGCCGGTTCACCCGCGAGCACGGCATGGCGGTCACCCTCCAGCGCAGCCTGCTGCCGCGCACCCTGCCCGAACAGAACGCCCTGGACATCGCCTACCGCTATCTGCCCGCGCAGGCGGGTGTGGGTGGCGACTGGTTCGACGTGCTGCCCCTGTCCGGAGCGCGGGTCGCCCTCGTCGTCGGTGACGTGGTGGGCCACGGGCTGCACGCGGCGGCCACCATGGGCCGGCTGCGCACCGCGGTGCACAACTTCTCCGCCCTGGACCTGGCCCCGGAGGAACTCCTCGGCCTGCTGGACGAGCTGGTGGCCCGCATAGACCAGGACGAGGCGGTCGCCGACGACGGCACCGACGCGCCCGTCTCCGGGGCGACCTGTCTGTACGCCATCTACGACCCGGTCTCCCGGCGCTGCACGATCGCCCGCGCCGGCCATCCGCCGCCGGCGCTGGTGCACCCCGACGGCCGGGTCGAGTACCTCGAGGTGCCCGCCGGACTCCCGCTCGGGCTGGGCGGGCTGCCGTTCGAGACGGTCGAGCTGGAGCTCGCCGAGGGCAGCTCGCTGGTGCTGTACACCGACGGGCTGGTGGAGGACCGGGAACGGGACATCGACACCGGTCTGGAGCTGCTGCGCACCGCCCTGGAGCGGGGCGCCGACGGTCCGCCGGAGGGGACCTGCCAGGCCGTCCTGGACGCCCTTCTGCCGCCCCGCCCCAACGACGACATCGCGCTGATCGTCGCGCGCACCCGGGCGCTGGGCGCCGACCGGGTCGCCGAGTGGGACGTGCCGGTGGACCCGGCGGCGGTCGGCGAGGTGCGGGCGGCCGTGGCGCGGCAGCTGGCGCGCTGGGACCTGGAGGACCTGTCCTTCACGACGGAACTGATCCTGAGCGAACTGGTCACCAACGCGATCCGCTACGGCAGCGCCCCGGTGCGCGTCCGTCTGCTGCGCGACCGCACCCTGATCTGCGAGGTCGCCGACAGCAGCAGCACGTCACCGCACCTGCGGTACGCGGCCATGACCGACGAGGGCGGCCGCGGGCTGTTCCTCGTGTCGCAGCTGACCGAACGCTGGGGCACCCGCTACACCGCCAAGGGCAAGGTCATCTGGGCCGAACAGCCGCTGCCGTGA
- a CDS encoding SpoIIE family protein phosphatase, producing MTGSAGNERKPSGPPPALLTGTVADALRATGGHTGGVYLCSTTSRLLRLAVLAGLPGPLFRPWWRVHMDRPFPVADVYRTGVPVVLANATEMMRHYAQLAAGLPFQFGSLYVPVVADGRSFGVLAVLRPAAADAAEVQAERERLTAVADALGAALLRLGADGGAVTWDEEPLCVRPPAAGPAPGRVGRFSWDPATDVVTLDEQARTLLGLPPDEFPGTLEALARAVDPTDAHRLPGLLHRTARGRPPPLPLQVRTTEGGLRLLELWDATGVATDPPGDAPAASSALPRPIAGVLLDPGPGALADGAADLLPEGVFCLDRLGLVVYANARAGHLLGVPRDELVGRSLWEAVPWLNQPTFEEHLRGALLSPEPAHFHVRLPVTTDPPSVPRPYEGDWLRVSLYPGADLVTCKAVPSNRVPNDTVPEPSEADTPAPDTTASLYRPIVLAIALTEAVTARQVSAVVMQELLPAFGGRRLAIYLLQERHLYLAWESGFPEGFLAPFEGVGLDARLPGVETLTTGRPLFFDSMQQLADAYPGIDLDASEGARAFLPLIASGRPVGSCILGFDRSRSFGSEERTVLTALAGLIAHAMEKAQRYDTEAALARGLQQALLPQRLSQHARVETAGRYLPGTEGMDVGGDWYDVVEAGDGLALVIGDVQGHGVQAAATMGQLRSAVRAFALGDRPPEEVMGGTNHLLIDLDPGQFASCCYVRLDPATGLARAVRAGHLPPLLRHPDGRTEVVELPGGVVLGVDPRAHYPVTELRLEPGAILALYTDGLVERPGHDIDDGITDLRRALAGAGGPPAETDTAGPAADAPPGRSLADVADRLTATARQAADRADDIALLLATRRAAEVTHGKRAGHGP from the coding sequence ATGACTGGGAGCGCCGGAAACGAGCGGAAGCCGTCCGGGCCACCGCCCGCGCTGCTGACCGGGACCGTGGCGGACGCGCTGCGGGCGACGGGCGGCCACACCGGTGGCGTGTACCTGTGCTCGACCACGTCCCGGCTGCTGCGCCTCGCGGTCCTCGCGGGGCTGCCCGGTCCGCTGTTCCGCCCCTGGTGGAGGGTGCACATGGACCGGCCGTTCCCGGTGGCCGACGTCTACCGGACGGGTGTGCCGGTGGTGCTGGCGAACGCCACCGAGATGATGCGCCACTATGCGCAGCTCGCGGCGGGCCTGCCCTTCCAGTTCGGTTCGCTGTACGTACCCGTCGTGGCGGACGGGCGGTCGTTCGGGGTGCTGGCCGTCCTGCGCCCGGCGGCGGCCGACGCGGCGGAGGTGCAGGCTGAGCGTGAGCGGCTGACGGCGGTGGCGGACGCGCTGGGAGCGGCCCTGCTGCGGCTGGGGGCGGACGGCGGTGCCGTCACCTGGGACGAGGAGCCGCTGTGCGTACGGCCGCCGGCCGCAGGACCGGCCCCGGGGCGCGTCGGGCGGTTCTCCTGGGACCCGGCGACCGACGTCGTCACGCTCGACGAGCAGGCACGCACCCTGCTCGGTCTGCCCCCGGACGAGTTCCCGGGCACGCTGGAAGCCCTGGCCCGGGCCGTCGACCCGACGGACGCCCACCGGCTGCCGGGCCTGCTGCACCGGACGGCCCGGGGCCGGCCGCCGCCGCTGCCGCTCCAGGTACGCACCACCGAGGGCGGGCTGCGGCTCCTCGAGCTGTGGGATGCGACGGGCGTGGCGACCGACCCGCCGGGCGATGCGCCCGCCGCGTCTTCCGCCCTGCCCCGCCCCATCGCCGGCGTCCTCCTCGATCCGGGCCCGGGCGCCCTCGCCGACGGAGCCGCCGACCTCCTCCCGGAGGGGGTGTTCTGTCTCGACCGGCTGGGGCTCGTCGTCTACGCCAATGCGCGGGCCGGGCACCTCCTGGGCGTGCCGCGGGACGAGCTGGTCGGCCGGTCGCTGTGGGAGGCCGTACCGTGGCTGAACCAGCCCACGTTCGAGGAGCATCTGCGCGGCGCCCTGCTGTCGCCGGAGCCCGCACACTTCCATGTGCGGCTTCCCGTCACCACCGACCCCCCCTCCGTCCCCCGGCCGTACGAGGGGGACTGGCTGCGCGTGTCCCTCTACCCGGGCGCGGATCTCGTCACCTGCAAGGCGGTCCCGTCGAACCGCGTGCCGAACGACACGGTCCCCGAGCCCTCGGAGGCGGACACCCCCGCCCCCGACACCACCGCCTCGCTCTACCGGCCCATCGTCCTGGCCATCGCGCTGACGGAGGCGGTGACCGCCCGCCAGGTGTCGGCCGTGGTGATGCAGGAGCTGCTGCCCGCGTTCGGCGGCCGCCGGCTCGCCATCTACCTGCTCCAGGAGCGGCACCTGTATCTGGCGTGGGAGTCCGGTTTCCCCGAAGGCTTCCTGGCCCCCTTCGAAGGGGTGGGGCTGGACGCCCGGCTGCCCGGCGTGGAGACCCTCACCACGGGCCGACCGCTCTTCTTCGACTCGATGCAGCAGCTGGCGGACGCCTATCCGGGCATCGACCTCGACGCGTCGGAGGGCGCCCGCGCCTTCCTCCCGCTGATCGCCTCGGGCCGCCCGGTCGGCTCGTGCATCCTCGGCTTCGACCGCTCACGCAGCTTCGGCTCCGAGGAACGCACGGTACTGACCGCGCTCGCCGGGCTGATCGCCCACGCGATGGAGAAGGCGCAGCGCTACGACACCGAGGCCGCCCTCGCCCGAGGGCTCCAGCAGGCCCTCCTCCCCCAGCGGCTGTCGCAGCACGCGCGCGTGGAGACCGCAGGGCGTTATCTGCCGGGCACCGAGGGCATGGACGTGGGCGGCGACTGGTACGACGTCGTGGAGGCAGGGGACGGGCTGGCCCTGGTCATCGGGGACGTACAGGGGCACGGCGTGCAGGCGGCGGCCACCATGGGACAGCTGCGCAGCGCGGTGCGGGCGTTCGCCCTGGGCGACCGGCCGCCCGAGGAGGTCATGGGCGGCACGAACCACCTGCTCATCGACCTGGACCCCGGCCAGTTCGCGAGCTGCTGCTATGTCCGGCTCGACCCGGCCACCGGTCTGGCCCGGGCGGTCCGCGCCGGGCACCTGCCGCCGCTGCTGCGCCACCCCGACGGCCGAACCGAGGTCGTGGAACTGCCCGGCGGCGTGGTGCTCGGGGTGGACCCGCGCGCCCACTACCCGGTGACGGAGCTGCGGCTGGAGCCGGGCGCGATCCTCGCCCTCTATACGGACGGGCTGGTCGAGCGTCCCGGCCACGACATCGACGACGGCATCACGGATCTGCGCCGGGCCCTGGCCGGGGCCGGGGGTCCGCCGGCCGAGACCGACACTGCCGGGCCCGCGGCCGACGCTCCTCCCGGCCGTTCCCTCGCGGACGTCGCCGACCGGCTCACCGCGACGGCCCGGCAGGCCGCGGACCGGGCGGACGACATCGCGCTGCTGCTGGCCACCCGGCGGGCGGCGGAAGTCACCCACGGCAAGCGTGCGGGACACGGTCCGTGA
- a CDS encoding lipoprotein, whose protein sequence is MGNVGQGLTLAALLTGLMTGCAAEEADPDAASGESGASATTTAKVAQRGGSIGASGSACELPVTFDIAEFWKAEAVDAEGTSTATGDLADLADAFLRQGPVTMACEVDAKPAGKIGFLRVWTGEPGDTDARAVLEDFVAAEQGASGARYSTVKAGDITGTEVAYVTTSELLEETKKEHALAVTTSEGPVVLHLGGMDTAEHEAMLPAYELAKSTLHTTTG, encoded by the coding sequence GTGGGGAACGTGGGGCAGGGGCTGACGCTGGCGGCCCTGTTGACGGGGCTGATGACGGGATGCGCGGCCGAGGAGGCCGACCCGGACGCCGCGTCGGGGGAGTCCGGGGCGTCGGCGACGACGACCGCGAAGGTGGCGCAGCGCGGCGGGTCCATCGGGGCCTCCGGGTCCGCCTGCGAACTTCCCGTCACCTTCGACATCGCCGAGTTCTGGAAGGCCGAGGCCGTCGACGCCGAGGGGACGAGCACCGCCACCGGCGATCTGGCCGACCTCGCCGACGCCTTCCTGCGTCAGGGCCCGGTCACCATGGCCTGCGAGGTCGACGCCAAGCCCGCGGGGAAGATCGGGTTCCTGCGCGTGTGGACCGGTGAGCCGGGCGACACCGACGCGCGGGCCGTACTGGAGGACTTCGTGGCCGCCGAGCAGGGGGCGAGCGGGGCGCGGTACAGCACGGTGAAGGCGGGCGACATCACCGGCACCGAGGTCGCGTACGTCACCACGAGCGAACTCCTCGAGGAGACGAAGAAGGAGCACGCGCTCGCCGTCACCACGTCCGAGGGTCCCGTCGTCCTGCACCTGGGCGGCATGGACACCGCGGAGCACGAGGCGATGCTCCCGGCCTACGAACTGGCCAAGAGCACCCTGCACACCACCACCGGCTGA
- the rpmG gene encoding 50S ribosomal protein L33 encodes MARSTARPVITLRSTAGTGVTYVTRKNRRNDADRLVLRKYDPVAGRHVSFREAR; translated from the coding sequence ATGGCCCGCAGTACGGCGCGCCCCGTCATCACCCTCAGGTCCACCGCCGGAACCGGTGTCACCTACGTGACGCGCAAGAACCGTCGCAACGACGCCGACCGGCTGGTCCTGCGCAAGTACGACCCCGTCGCCGGACGGCACGTCTCCTTCCGAGAGGCGCGATGA
- a CDS encoding cysteine hydrolase family protein, which yields MSKTALIVIDMINTYDHPDADLLLPSARKVVPVAAGLLDRARRAGEAVVYVNDNFGQWRSHHGELLDKALSGPHAGLVEPLMPDEGSLFVVKARHSIFFETPLSYLLHQEGIDHLVLCGQVTEQCVLYSALDAHIRHFDVTVPRDAVAHIHADLADAALVMMERNMGARVADSGDLWT from the coding sequence ATGAGCAAGACCGCGCTGATCGTCATCGACATGATCAACACCTACGACCACCCGGATGCCGACCTGCTCCTGCCGTCGGCCCGCAAGGTGGTCCCGGTGGCCGCCGGTCTCCTCGACCGGGCCCGCCGCGCCGGCGAAGCCGTCGTCTACGTCAACGACAACTTCGGCCAGTGGCGCTCCCACCACGGCGAACTTCTCGACAAGGCCCTCTCCGGCCCGCACGCCGGACTGGTCGAACCGCTGATGCCCGACGAGGGCTCGCTCTTCGTCGTCAAGGCACGGCACTCGATCTTCTTCGAGACCCCGCTGTCCTACCTGCTCCATCAGGAGGGCATCGACCACCTCGTCCTGTGCGGACAGGTCACCGAGCAGTGCGTCCTGTACTCGGCCCTCGACGCCCACATCCGCCACTTCGACGTGACCGTCCCCCGGGACGCCGTCGCCCACATCCACGCCGATCTCGCGGACGCGGCGCTGGTGATGATGGAGCGCAACATGGGGGCGAGGGTGGCCGACAGCGGGGATCTGTGGACCTGA